A single Thermodesulfobacteriota bacterium DNA region contains:
- a CDS encoding ABC transporter permease, translated as MNASRLVFRNMTRRRGRLVLTLLGITVGIASLVTFLSLGASLQREIRREAHALGADLVVAPKGSCAYEQVSILTGDQLPVTITMDEVRTIASLPGLTAVPLLTEKTAVRNRPVPVVGTDLALLSRLKGWRLAQGRLPDLPDQPGLVAGSAAAEDGGLGLGDTVTIRGQALPVLGILAETRSRDDTGLFLPLELAQELFGVGDRVSFVAVQVDDVSRTGDYVLAIREATALGVVSDEQMLQSVLSVVGTVSFTVQLIAAVAVLAAAFGIVNTMLTATYERRREIGILQALGARRGTIFRLFLVESGCYGVLGGFIGVATGALASLFLAPYVGQNAFTAFVKGSAGGLDPATAAGSILFSLAVALVAGTYPAWKAAGLAPVEAIRYE; from the coding sequence ATGAACGCCAGCCGGCTCGTCTTTCGCAACATGACCCGGCGGCGGGGCCGCCTCGTGCTCACCCTGTTGGGGATCACGGTGGGCATCGCCTCGCTCGTCACCTTCCTCTCCCTGGGCGCGAGCCTCCAGCGGGAGATCCGCCGGGAGGCCCACGCCCTCGGGGCCGACCTGGTGGTGGCCCCCAAGGGCTCGTGCGCCTATGAGCAGGTCTCGATCCTCACGGGCGACCAGCTTCCGGTGACCATCACCATGGACGAGGTGCGCACCATCGCCTCCCTGCCGGGCCTCACCGCGGTGCCGCTGCTCACGGAGAAGACGGCGGTGCGAAACCGCCCGGTCCCCGTGGTGGGGACCGACCTCGCGCTCCTCTCCCGCCTCAAGGGCTGGCGTCTGGCCCAGGGGCGCCTGCCGGACCTCCCGGACCAGCCGGGGCTGGTGGCGGGGTCGGCCGCGGCCGAGGACGGCGGGCTCGGGCTGGGGGATACGGTGACCATCCGGGGCCAGGCCCTGCCGGTGCTGGGCATCCTGGCCGAGACCCGGTCCCGGGACGACACGGGCCTGTTCCTCCCCCTGGAGCTCGCCCAGGAGCTCTTCGGCGTGGGGGACCGGGTGTCTTTCGTGGCCGTGCAGGTGGACGACGTGAGCCGCACCGGCGATTACGTGCTGGCCATCCGGGAGGCGACCGCCCTGGGGGTGGTCTCCGACGAGCAGATGCTCCAGTCGGTGCTCTCGGTGGTGGGCACGGTGAGCTTCACCGTGCAGCTCATCGCCGCCGTGGCGGTGCTGGCGGCGGCCTTCGGCATCGTGAACACGATGCTCACGGCAACCTACGAGCGCCGCCGGGAGATCGGCATCCTCCAGGCCCTGGGCGCCCGCCGGGGAACCATCTTCCGCCTGTTCCTGGTGGAATCGGGTTGCTACGGCGTGCTGGGGGGCTTCATCGGGGTCGCAACCGGGGCACTGGCGTCCCTCTTCTTGGCCCCCTACGTGGGACAGAACGCGTTTACCGCCTTCGTCAAGGGCAGCGCGGGCGGCCTCGATCCGGCCACGGCGGCCGGGTCGATCCTCTTTTCTCTCGCCGTCGCCCTCGTGGCCGGGACCTACCCCGCCTGGAAGGCGGCCGGGCTCGCGCCCGTGGAGGCCATCCGCTATGAGTGA
- a CDS encoding right-handed parallel beta-helix repeat-containing protein yields MPRKSGFVGRFFQFFRWYLVLLALAAHVALAGAVVLVLVLGPGRSLEAAKAAARKVRALAQGEVERLEKAREARVEGLLGEAVPDVFRFRDLPDARSATLGYGRVLTVRPGAPFARPSQAARAARNGDVIEIAGGDYPGDTAIWSANDLLIRAVGGVARLNPAGAALPQHKAIWIVQGNNIRIENVEFAHARSRDRNGAGIRAEGDALHVVSCFFHDNESGLMTSNHAGARLRVEYSEFARNGHPSGQAHQIYVGTIDELELRGNYIHETLIGSAVKSRARRSTILYNRIVDEGRGRSNYTIDLSVGGEAYVVGNVLQQGPATENYTLVTFAPEGLRWDRNHLLVAHNTIVNDRSDGNFVRNHSREKALVVNNLLLGKGSPAEGPAVLVGNLVDAGKGLFGRFDASLGGLPGSGENRFAEDVEVADRSSYDYRLRPGSPAVDAAAPLPSDAAKTWEPLHEYRHPLRVELRPMAGAPDVGAHEYAP; encoded by the coding sequence ATGCCGAGAAAGAGCGGATTCGTGGGGCGATTCTTCCAGTTCTTCCGCTGGTACCTGGTGCTGCTGGCGCTGGCGGCCCACGTGGCCCTGGCGGGGGCGGTGGTGCTGGTGCTCGTCCTCGGCCCGGGGCGGTCCCTCGAAGCCGCCAAGGCTGCCGCGCGCAAGGTCAGGGCGCTGGCCCAGGGCGAGGTCGAGCGCCTGGAGAAGGCGCGAGAGGCACGCGTCGAGGGCCTGCTCGGGGAGGCGGTGCCGGACGTCTTCCGGTTTCGCGACCTGCCCGATGCCCGCTCCGCCACGCTCGGCTATGGGCGGGTGCTCACGGTGCGTCCGGGGGCCCCGTTTGCCCGCCCGAGCCAGGCGGCCCGAGCCGCCCGCAACGGGGACGTGATCGAGATCGCCGGTGGCGACTACCCGGGCGACACGGCGATCTGGTCCGCAAACGACCTCCTGATCCGCGCCGTGGGCGGCGTGGCGAGACTCAATCCGGCCGGCGCCGCGCTTCCCCAGCACAAGGCCATCTGGATCGTCCAAGGGAACAACATCCGCATCGAGAACGTGGAGTTCGCGCATGCCCGCAGCCGCGACAGGAACGGCGCCGGCATCCGCGCGGAAGGGGACGCGCTGCACGTGGTGTCGTGCTTCTTCCACGACAACGAGTCGGGGTTGATGACGAGCAACCACGCCGGGGCCCGGCTGCGCGTGGAGTACTCGGAGTTTGCCAGGAACGGCCACCCTTCGGGGCAGGCCCACCAGATCTACGTCGGGACCATCGACGAGCTCGAGCTCCGGGGCAACTACATCCACGAAACGCTGATCGGCTCTGCGGTCAAGAGCCGCGCGCGCCGGTCCACGATCCTGTACAACCGGATCGTGGACGAGGGGCGCGGGCGCAGCAACTACACCATCGACCTCTCCGTGGGCGGCGAGGCGTACGTGGTGGGAAACGTCCTCCAGCAGGGGCCGGCCACGGAGAACTACACGCTGGTCACCTTTGCGCCGGAGGGGCTGCGCTGGGATCGGAACCACCTGCTCGTGGCGCACAACACCATCGTAAACGACCGCTCGGACGGCAACTTCGTCCGCAACCACTCGCGGGAGAAGGCCCTCGTCGTCAACAATCTGCTCCTCGGGAAGGGGAGCCCGGCCGAAGGGCCGGCCGTGCTCGTGGGCAACCTGGTCGACGCCGGCAAGGGCTTGTTCGGCCGCTTCGACGCGTCGCTGGGAGGGCTGCCCGGCAGCGGCGAGAACCGGTTCGCCGAGGACGTGGAGGTCGCGGACCGGTCTTCGTACGATTACCGCCTCCGGCCCGGTTCGCCCGCGGTGGACGCGGCGGCGCCCCTGCCGTCCGACGCGGCGAAGACGTGGGAACCTTTGCACGAGTACCGCCACCCGTTACGGGTGGAGCTTCGTCCCATGGCGGGAGCCCCAGACGTGGGCGCACACGAGTACGCGCCGTAG